The Terriglobia bacterium region CGAAATCGCGTCGAACCTTGGAGAACTTGATGATGACGACTTCCGTCATCTCGAGCTGTGCCCGGAATGTTTAGAAGTGTTTAAGGCACTTTTTGACTGTAATCGCAGCAATACCGAACTCGGGCAACAGATCCATTATTCGACACCCGAACAGGTTTCCTGAGGATACCCGGGGGAAAATCCTATTAGAAATTGCATCATTCGAGGTTTTCTCATTTCTTCATTTTGAAATGCAGAAACCTCGAATGATGCAATTTCCGATAATTATCCGATGGTCGGTTTGCCGGCCCTCCGGTACGGCTCCTTGGAGTACTTCAACGCTTCCGCTTGAGCTCCGTAGGCGTCGTCGCCGGTATTGATCGCCTTCTGATATTCGGTGACGGCGCGATCGCGCTGGCCGCGGATATCGAAGATCTTGCCGCGGTTGATATACGACCAAACTTCAACCCATTTGGCCTTGAGATCGCCGTTCAACGCCTGCTGGAACTGCTGTGCGGCGGCCTGAACGTTGCCGAGTTCGAATAAGGCTTCACCCATGCGGAACATGGCGAGCGAGTTGTTGGAGTCGAGATCGATGGCCTTCTGGTATTCGTCGATCGCGGTGTTGTACTGGCCTTCGTTGGACAACTCTTCGCCGCGGCTGATGATGACCGCAACCTTGATATCGGTCGACATGTGAAGGATCTTTTCCTTCGGGTCGATGACGATCGATTTCGGTTTGCGGTCCGTTTTGACGGTGATGTCGCTCGATTCGCCGACGACATCGACGCGCGAGTATTCCGGATCGCCGTCGGTCAGAACCTGAAACTCGACCGGCATCCGGAACAGATCGAGATCCTGTTTGACGGTTCCGTCGATCTTGTAGCCGCTCTTCTCACGATAGATGGTGTAATCCAGCTTGAATTCCGGCACGCCGGAACCACTGACCCACTCTTCGAAGAAATAGCCGAGATCGCCTCCGGCAACGTCGGACGCCAGCTTTTCGAAAGCCTCGGTGGAAGCGGGCGTGTTCTGAAACTGCTGGGCATACTGGGCCAGTATTTTGTCGAACGTTTCATCCCCGACCACCCAGCGCAGCATGCGCAGGACGTAGGCGCCTTTGTACTGGACAAGAGCGCGGTATTCGGGCGTGTCCTTGTCGAGCGCGCCGCCCTGGCGGACGGTATTGGTTCCGTCGTATCCCAGAGCCCGAACCAGAGCCGTATGAATGTGCGTTTGGGCTTCGGCGGGCGACAGCGTCTTCTCGAAATACAGGAGGCTGGCGAACTGTGCCATACCGTCACCGAGCCAGGCATCCGTGGACTGGTCCTTAATCGAGAACTTCATCGGGAACCATTGATGGGCGACGGCGAAAGAGAGCGCATCCGAATCGAAGTCTTTCCGGATGCCGGTGGACGGCACCATCAGCATTCCGACCGACGATTGCGCATTCCAGTTCGCGCCTTGAACTTCAACGATGCGGAAGCTGTTCGATGGCGGCGGTCCGAACTTCTCCGAGTAAAAATCGAACATCTTGCCGACAGCGTCCGCGATCGGCGATACCGCAGCGGCATCGGCGCTGAGAGTGTCCACAGCGATGTCGGCGCCGCCGGCCTTCACATTGACGGCGGTGTACTTCCCTGCCGCGATTGTTCCCCAATATGAAGGCTGAGAACTGGCGTAGCCGTCGCCCGCTTTCGCGAGGTCGCAAACCACGCTCCAGCCGGCGGGCGCGTTGATCTTCAGGCGCATATTGGCCTTATCGCGGTAAAGGCCGTTGGTGGGGAACCATTTTCCGGCATAGAGAAGGAAAGCGCTGTTTTCGGAAATACGGCCAAGAACCGGGTCGTGGCGATTATCCTCCGGGTCCAGAGTACCGGAGTATTCGAGGTGCACGACCGGGTTGCTGTTGAATTGCTGGGCGCTGAGGTCGACTTCAACCGTCGAATCGACGTCGAACTGACGGATGCGGGCTTCGACACCGGCAACCGACGCTTTATCGACGCGGAGCCGGCGATCGAGGTCGAACACGGCGTAGTTCTTCCGGTCGAGCTGCTTGAATTGAATATCCGCCTTGCCGACCAGCCGATGATCGGCGGGAAGCAGAGTGACTTCGACGGAATACTGGTCGACGTGGATTTTCGGCCGGTCCGCCAGATCGTCCTGAGGCGCCTGCTGGGCTCCGCGCACCAACTGCTGCGCGGAAGCCGGTACGATGCTGACCAGCGCTGCCGCTAAGCAAAAGATAAGTTTTTTCATAGGCTTCATGGAATTCGAACTACCAGTTTGCCCATTCCGGCATTGTCGTTCTGGTCGTACACCCGGAAAGCGATCACATGCTCGCCCGGTGTCAGATCGCCGGAAAGATAATTAAACGACTCCGATTTCGAATCGATGATTCCGTCTTTCGGGAAAACAGGACGCCAATCCCCGGTATCGATGGCGACCTCCGCCTGACTGAGTGTAGACGTCTGGTCCGCCGCGTCGATAGCAACCCGGGCCTTCCTTCCTTCGATTCCGTCCAGCTTCATCGTGATGACCGGGGGTGTATTGTCGATAGTAAAGGGCCGGCTCTCCATCTCGCCCTTCAGCGCCAGCTCCGGAGGATTCGAGGGGGCGTCGCTCGCAACCACGCGAACGACATAGGTGCCGTCCGGCAGCGTATCCGAATTGATCGTATAAAAATTGTCGCTGACATCGCGCTTCAACAGCTTCCAGGTCCGCTCGTTCTCCTCACGGTAATAAAGGTCGTAAACCAGCGTGTCCTGGTTCTTATCCGTCGCAGTCCATTGGAACGACTGGGCTCCGCGCTGTGGTATGCGTCGCGGCGGAATGGAGGAAATCTTCGGCAACCCCGCGCGCGCATTGGCGCGTATCGTCGCGGGATCGTCCGGATTCACCACATTTCCTGTGTTCAACGGGACCTTTTGAAGAGCCACGGCTATCGGCAACACCTCGATATTCGCCATTTCAGGGCGATAGTTCTGTTGCAGGAACGGGACCTTTATGGAGCCCAGGCGCGGCGATTGCGTCCGGTCGGCCTTCATGACGGCCTGCCATTGAATGAATCGGGCTTTCGGGCTTGCAGAAGACCCCGCAGGATCGACTTTCTGCCAGTCCGACCAGGTCTTGTCGGGGGTACTCGTGTTCCCTGTCCTGGTGGACAGTTCGATACTTCCGCCGCCACCCTTCCAGGAAAGTTTTCCAAAAGACGAGACGGCGTCGGTGTCCTTGACGATTGACTCATAGGTCCCGGATGTCGCCGGCGTGTCGCCGATACGGAACAGCTTTCCGATATTCGCGGACGTGGCATAGATGCGGTTACCGGCTTGCAACAGGCGTGTTGTCTGTTCCTCTGTCGATTCAATGACCAGCGTGATGTTACGCGGCCCGTCGACCGAATAGATGCGGCCTTTCGTGCCGGTCGAAAACAGCACTTTTCCATTGTCCGGCAGCACTGAAAACGCCAGTTCGTCACGCGAACGCCAGAGCGTGTTCACGACACCGTCGGGCTGAATTTCCAGAATCTCGCTTTGCCCGTTCGCCTCGGACCGGCGGGTCTGGGACCGCGGAGTGTCGGGTGAAACCGTATCGACAGATTCGATGACCTGAATGTCTTGCGGCTCAGCCGCATTGACAGTGACGGTGATGCCGGCCTGGGGGTTATTTGACGTCGCGGGCGCAGTGGCCGGGGCCGCAGGAGCGAGCGCCGGTTCGCCGCTCATCGCGGCGGCATAAATGGTGCCGTTCGG contains the following coding sequences:
- a CDS encoding M1 family aminopeptidase, producing MKKLIFCLAAALVSIVPASAQQLVRGAQQAPQDDLADRPKIHVDQYSVEVTLLPADHRLVGKADIQFKQLDRKNYAVFDLDRRLRVDKASVAGVEARIRQFDVDSTVEVDLSAQQFNSNPVVHLEYSGTLDPEDNRHDPVLGRISENSAFLLYAGKWFPTNGLYRDKANMRLKINAPAGWSVVCDLAKAGDGYASSQPSYWGTIAAGKYTAVNVKAGGADIAVDTLSADAAAVSPIADAVGKMFDFYSEKFGPPPSNSFRIVEVQGANWNAQSSVGMLMVPSTGIRKDFDSDALSFAVAHQWFPMKFSIKDQSTDAWLGDGMAQFASLLYFEKTLSPAEAQTHIHTALVRALGYDGTNTVRQGGALDKDTPEYRALVQYKGAYVLRMLRWVVGDETFDKILAQYAQQFQNTPASTEAFEKLASDVAGGDLGYFFEEWVSGSGVPEFKLDYTIYREKSGYKIDGTVKQDLDLFRMPVEFQVLTDGDPEYSRVDVVGESSDITVKTDRKPKSIVIDPKEKILHMSTDIKVAVIISRGEELSNEGQYNTAIDEYQKAIDLDSNNSLAMFRMGEALFELGNVQAAAQQFQQALNGDLKAKWVEVWSYINRGKIFDIRGQRDRAVTEYQKAINTGDDAYGAQAEALKYSKEPYRRAGKPTIG